One Tepidanaerobacter syntrophicus DNA segment encodes these proteins:
- the pcrA gene encoding DNA helicase PcrA → MNFLDNLNPQQKKAVTHTGGPLLVLAGAGSGKTRVLTYRIVYLVNNLGADPKNIIAITFTNKAAQEMKERVNSMLPQSDDILISTFHSACVRFLRGDIDKLGYKRNFIIFDTQDQQALMKQCLKALNIDDKKFPPSAVLNYIGRAKDRLMEPAKCVDKAENFRESTMAKIYMLYQKKLQENNALDFDDIIMKTVELFRTFPQVLDYYQNRFKYILVDEYQDTNMAQYELIKLMAAKHRNLCVVGDDDQSIYSFRGADIRNILEFEKDFPDATVIRLEQNYRSTQTILDAANEVIDHNYSRKKKKLWTQNNKGEKITLAELDNELEEAYFVASKIKELTFESGMNFKDIAVLYRTNAQSRVLEDAFVKTGIPYKIIGGLKFYQRKEVKDILAYVRLAANPSDDVSLTRIINVPKRGIGEATVAKVRAVAEENGMSIFDAIKNIDELPISASIKSKLSKFLAMIEDFINTSKEMSIAGLMEYILEKTGYMKELENENTPDAISRVENLQEMIGAAREFEERMPDAHLEDFLAELALVSDVDNMQDEENTVVLMTLHSAKGLEFPVVFLTGMDEGIFPHSRSLTESSQLEEERRLCYVGITRAKQKLYITRAWSRNLYGNTSYYMASRFLKEISPEYLDTGESKEEESKPAKSYFKSGEVYEKPKPVGTLKPGDKVKHAKWGEGVVVDIEGMDEDAEVFINFPDIGEKHLILKYAPITKA, encoded by the coding sequence ATGAATTTTTTAGATAATTTAAATCCGCAGCAGAAAAAAGCGGTTACACATACAGGAGGGCCTCTCTTGGTTCTTGCAGGAGCAGGCAGCGGCAAGACTAGAGTTCTTACTTACAGGATAGTTTATCTTGTAAATAATCTTGGCGCAGACCCCAAAAACATAATTGCTATAACCTTTACAAACAAGGCTGCTCAAGAAATGAAAGAAAGAGTAAATTCAATGCTTCCCCAAAGCGATGACATACTAATTAGCACATTTCACTCCGCTTGTGTGCGGTTTTTGCGCGGGGATATCGATAAGCTGGGTTACAAAAGAAACTTTATAATTTTTGATACTCAAGACCAGCAGGCACTTATGAAACAATGCCTTAAAGCACTGAATATCGACGACAAAAAATTTCCGCCTTCCGCAGTCCTAAACTATATAGGAAGGGCAAAGGATCGCCTAATGGAACCTGCAAAATGCGTAGACAAGGCAGAAAACTTTCGTGAAAGCACCATGGCAAAAATATATATGCTCTATCAAAAAAAGCTCCAGGAAAACAATGCCTTAGATTTTGACGATATCATAATGAAGACCGTAGAGCTTTTTAGGACATTTCCACAAGTACTTGATTACTACCAGAATCGATTCAAATATATCTTGGTCGATGAGTATCAGGATACAAACATGGCTCAGTATGAGCTGATAAAACTAATGGCGGCAAAGCACAGAAATCTTTGTGTTGTAGGCGATGATGACCAGAGTATATACAGCTTTCGAGGAGCCGATATTAGAAATATATTAGAATTTGAAAAAGACTTTCCCGATGCGACAGTAATAAGGCTTGAGCAAAACTACCGGTCAACCCAAACCATCCTGGATGCGGCAAACGAAGTTATAGATCACAATTACAGCAGAAAAAAGAAGAAGCTTTGGACACAAAACAACAAAGGCGAAAAAATCACCCTGGCAGAACTTGATAATGAGCTTGAAGAAGCGTATTTCGTTGCTTCAAAGATCAAAGAACTGACATTTGAAAGCGGCATGAACTTTAAAGATATAGCGGTGCTTTATAGGACTAACGCTCAATCTCGAGTTTTGGAAGATGCTTTTGTGAAAACCGGTATTCCTTATAAGATAATCGGTGGATTAAAGTTCTATCAGCGAAAAGAAGTAAAGGATATCTTGGCATATGTAAGACTTGCAGCAAATCCCTCTGATGATGTAAGCCTTACAAGAATAATAAATGTCCCGAAGCGAGGAATAGGAGAGGCTACAGTTGCAAAAGTGAGAGCTGTGGCAGAAGAAAATGGAATGAGCATATTTGATGCCATAAAGAATATAGATGAGCTGCCGATTTCGGCATCTATTAAATCCAAGCTTTCTAAATTCCTTGCAATGATAGAAGACTTTATAAACACCTCAAAGGAAATGAGTATAGCAGGGCTAATGGAATATATTCTAGAGAAAACCGGCTATATGAAAGAATTAGAAAACGAAAACACACCTGATGCAATAAGCCGTGTAGAAAACCTTCAAGAAATGATAGGCGCCGCAAGAGAGTTCGAAGAAAGAATGCCTGATGCTCATCTGGAAGATTTTCTAGCAGAGCTTGCACTGGTATCTGATGTGGATAATATGCAAGATGAAGAAAATACAGTAGTCTTGATGACGCTGCATAGTGCAAAGGGGCTAGAATTTCCTGTGGTTTTTCTAACAGGAATGGATGAAGGCATATTTCCCCATTCCAGGTCACTTACAGAAAGCAGCCAGTTGGAAGAAGAGCGCAGGCTTTGCTATGTAGGTATTACCAGAGCAAAACAAAAGCTTTATATAACAAGGGCATGGAGCCGAAATCTCTACGGCAACACCTCTTATTACATGGCATCAAGGTTTTTAAAGGAAATTTCACCGGAGTATTTAGATACCGGTGAAAGCAAAGAAGAAGAGAGCAAACCTGCCAAATCTTATTTTAAATCTGGCGAAGTTTACGAAAAGCCCAAGCCTGTGGGAACATTAAAACCGGGCGATAAGGTAAAGCATGCAAAATGGGGAGAAGGCGTAGTTGTTGATATAGAAGGCATGGATGAGGATGCAGAGGTTTTCATTAATTTTCCTGATATAGGCGAAAAGCACCTTATTTTAAAGTATGCGCCGATAACCAAGGCGTAA
- a CDS encoding universal stress protein UspA: MMVVFDPEIEHRVMVCVTPQKSCERLIKRGAERARECNGQFVVIYVNKKQALNKDLKDHKILLELFELAKKLGGTVSILTGEEVYTTLANFSKENKITHIIVGKSLGSAFDAQKSGEVINPLRSAVEKNGITVEVVD, translated from the coding sequence ATGATGGTCGTTTTTGACCCTGAGATAGAGCACAGGGTTATGGTCTGCGTAACGCCCCAAAAAAGTTGTGAAAGATTGATAAAGCGAGGCGCTGAAAGGGCGCGTGAGTGCAACGGCCAATTCGTAGTAATATATGTAAATAAAAAACAAGCCCTCAATAAAGACTTGAAAGATCATAAGATTTTACTGGAGCTTTTTGAGCTTGCAAAAAAGCTGGGAGGCACAGTTTCCATCCTCACCGGCGAAGAAGTATATACAACACTTGCAAACTTTTCGAAAGAAAATAAAATCACACATATAATCGTGGGTAAATCCTTAGGATCTGCTTTTGATGCGCAAAAAAGCGGTGAAGTCATAAATCCGCTGCGCAGCGCTGTTGAAAAAAATGGAATTACGGTAGAAGTCGTAGACTGA
- the pepV gene encoding dipeptidase PepV — protein sequence MDDFIKANEEELVKAVCNIIKIKSVKEEPKEGMPFGEGPAKALQYALGLAEGFGLETKNLDNYAGWAQLGSGDEIVGVLVHLDVVPEGSGWSYPPYGGEICDGKIYGRGAIDNKGPTMTALFALKTLKDAGVILNKRVRVIFGTDEESDFECMKYYKTHDEPITMGFSPDASYPIINGEKGILTFSFAASLESKEEGDGIKILSIKGGTRPNMVPDYAEAVILGDIDEVKNAIDTIGKQIGGNFEVAQEGDKIIINSYGISAHASRPETGKNAIMLLVRLLGSMNICGPKAPFVRFLDDKIGLDTTGCGLGVDFKDEISGPLTLNVGIADIGAENAAVTINIRYPIKYTGDMVISEIREHTPEPIQITDIHNKEPHYVPEDNILIQKLKKAYEKVTGEKAYCFTIGGGTYARMFDNCVAFGPSFPDDEDLAHQKDEYIKIDTLFKNLRIYTYVLKELAE from the coding sequence ATGGATGATTTTATAAAAGCTAACGAAGAGGAACTTGTAAAAGCTGTTTGCAATATCATAAAAATAAAAAGCGTAAAAGAAGAGCCAAAAGAAGGCATGCCCTTTGGAGAGGGTCCGGCAAAAGCTTTACAGTATGCCTTAGGTCTTGCGGAAGGCTTCGGCCTTGAGACTAAAAATCTTGACAACTATGCAGGATGGGCGCAGCTGGGAAGCGGAGACGAAATAGTTGGGGTACTGGTGCATCTTGACGTAGTGCCAGAAGGCAGCGGTTGGTCCTATCCCCCTTACGGCGGCGAAATATGTGATGGTAAAATATATGGAAGAGGCGCCATCGATAACAAAGGGCCTACCATGACAGCGCTTTTTGCTTTAAAAACACTTAAAGATGCCGGAGTAATCCTTAATAAAAGGGTTCGCGTAATTTTTGGCACTGATGAAGAAAGCGATTTTGAATGCATGAAATACTATAAAACTCATGACGAACCTATAACCATGGGATTTTCGCCAGATGCTTCCTATCCTATAATAAACGGTGAAAAAGGCATTTTAACGTTTTCTTTTGCCGCATCCCTTGAAAGCAAAGAAGAGGGTGACGGCATAAAAATACTTTCAATAAAAGGCGGAACCAGACCTAATATGGTGCCGGATTATGCAGAAGCCGTGATATTAGGCGATATAGATGAAGTCAAAAATGCTATCGATACTATAGGTAAACAAATAGGAGGAAACTTTGAGGTAGCCCAGGAAGGCGACAAGATAATCATAAACTCCTATGGCATCTCTGCCCATGCCAGCAGACCCGAAACCGGCAAAAACGCCATTATGCTGCTTGTAAGGCTTCTTGGAAGTATGAATATATGCGGTCCAAAGGCCCCTTTTGTAAGATTTTTAGATGATAAAATAGGTCTTGACACCACAGGATGCGGTTTAGGTGTAGATTTTAAGGACGAAATCTCAGGTCCCCTTACACTAAATGTGGGCATCGCTGATATAGGGGCAGAAAATGCCGCAGTCACCATAAATATTCGCTATCCTATTAAATATACCGGCGATATGGTAATCAGTGAAATTAGAGAACATACTCCGGAGCCTATACAAATTACCGATATTCACAACAAAGAGCCCCATTACGTGCCGGAAGACAACATATTAATACAAAAGCTGAAAAAGGCTTATGAGAAAGTTACCGGGGAAAAGGCCTACTGCTTTACTATAGGCGGGGGCACATATGCCAGGATGTTTGACAACTGCGTGGCATTTGGTCCCAGCTTTCCAGATGATGAGGATTTAGCACACCAGAAGGACGAATACATAAAAATAGACACATTATTTAAAAACTTACGTATTTACACATATGTGTTAAAAGAGCTTGCCGAATAA
- a CDS encoding class II aldolase/adducin family protein, whose amino-acid sequence MKEIELKEEVVRTAKKAEEIGLFKHKSGNVSAIDREKGVVYITPSGISRQELRSDMIAAVDLEGNIIDAPYKPSIETQMHVRAYKIKEKASGIVHSHSRYATLFACMPKEILPVTVEAIHYGGNIVEVAEYAPPGTCDLAECMEDVMKDSDVCLLKYHGVLAVGQTLEKALLNAMYVEEVAFLYYHMLALGQTEFMPINLLENLKNG is encoded by the coding sequence ATGAAAGAAATAGAACTTAAAGAAGAAGTTGTCCGCACTGCCAAGAAAGCGGAAGAAATCGGTTTGTTCAAACATAAATCCGGCAATGTCAGTGCGATTGACAGGGAAAAAGGAGTAGTCTACATAACTCCTTCAGGGATATCAAGGCAGGAGCTCAGAAGCGATATGATTGCAGCAGTAGATTTGGAGGGGAATATAATCGATGCCCCTTATAAGCCGTCTATCGAAACTCAAATGCATGTTAGGGCATATAAGATTAAAGAAAAGGCATCAGGAATCGTCCATTCGCATTCCCGGTACGCCACGCTTTTTGCCTGTATGCCAAAAGAAATCCTGCCTGTTACTGTTGAGGCGATTCACTACGGCGGAAATATAGTAGAAGTAGCGGAGTATGCCCCGCCGGGCACTTGCGATCTTGCTGAGTGCATGGAAGATGTTATGAAGGATTCCGATGTGTGCCTTTTAAAATACCACGGGGTATTAGCCGTAGGCCAAACCCTGGAAAAAGCTTTACTCAATGCCATGTATGTGGAAGAAGTTGCGTTTTTATATTATCATATGCTGGCACTTGGACAAACAGAGTTCATGCCAATAAATCTACTGGAAAACCTTAAAAATGGCTAG
- a CDS encoding YerC/YecD family TrpR-related protein, which translates to MKVRKVDDPYIDQLFEAILLLEDKDECYRFFQDICTVGELQAMAQRLQVAIMLKEGRTYTDIAEATGASTATISRVKRFLHYGSDGYNLVLERLEKSRKQEN; encoded by the coding sequence ATGAAAGTAAGGAAAGTAGACGACCCATATATCGACCAACTTTTTGAGGCCATATTGCTTTTGGAAGACAAAGACGAATGCTACCGATTTTTTCAGGATATATGCACGGTAGGAGAACTGCAGGCCATGGCCCAGAGGCTGCAGGTTGCAATCATGCTCAAAGAGGGCCGCACATATACCGATATTGCCGAAGCCACAGGAGCCAGCACTGCCACTATAAGCCGCGTAAAGCGTTTTTTGCACTATGGTTCGGACGGCTACAATCTTGTACTCGAAAGACTTGAAAAGTCGCGTAAGCAAGAAAATTAA
- the ligA gene encoding NAD-dependent DNA ligase LigA, whose amino-acid sequence MDIKEAEKRIKELREQINYHNYRYYVLDSPEITDAEYDKLMRELIALEKKFPELITPDSPSQRVGGEPLPYFERVTHREPMISLADAFDEGELRDFHRRVTETVGDNVEYVVELKIDGLAISLTYENGLLATAATRGDGIVGENVTQNVKTIKSVPLRLRVPPEKTPAIIEVRGEVYLSKEGFKKLNEEREEAGLAPFANPRNAAAGSIRQLDPKITAQRPLSTFMYALGYVEGIEFTTHLEVLEYYKECGFRVNEHIRLFNNFDDVVNYCMSWQEKRHSLPYEIDGMVIKVNSLEFQRILGSTAKTPRWAIAYKFPAEQKESVIKDIIVTVGRTGVLTPNAVLTPVRIAGSTVSKATLHNEDYIKEKDIRIGDHVIVQKAGDIIPEVVAVIKEKRTGNEKEFKMPTHCPECGAEVIRLPDEVAYRCTGVACPAQIRRRIIHFASRDAMDIRGLGPAIVSLLLSANLIKDPSDLYFLKKEDLVSLERMGEKSASNLIEAIQNSKKQPLNRLIYALGIPLIGSKASLTLAQEFKTMDRLQNATHEELTQIPEIGDKMAQSIIAFFAQEQTKRMIQRLKEAGVNMTYEEKAGPKPLENLTFVLTGALEKYSRAEAQAIIESLGGNVTSSVSKKTDYVVVGKDPGSKYTKALELGVKILNEEEFEELISKAK is encoded by the coding sequence TTGGACATAAAAGAGGCCGAAAAACGGATAAAGGAACTGAGAGAGCAAATCAACTACCACAACTACCGCTATTATGTGTTGGATAGTCCTGAAATTACCGATGCCGAATATGATAAACTCATGAGAGAGCTAATTGCCTTAGAAAAAAAGTTTCCTGAACTTATAACCCCTGACTCACCTTCTCAGCGAGTGGGCGGCGAGCCCCTGCCTTATTTTGAACGTGTAACCCACAGGGAGCCCATGATAAGCCTTGCCGATGCTTTTGACGAAGGAGAGCTTCGGGATTTTCACAGGCGGGTTACGGAAACAGTAGGCGATAATGTAGAATATGTAGTTGAACTTAAAATTGACGGCCTTGCAATTTCCCTTACCTACGAAAATGGCCTTCTTGCGACGGCAGCCACCAGGGGAGACGGCATAGTAGGTGAAAATGTAACTCAAAATGTAAAGACAATAAAAAGCGTGCCTCTTCGGCTTCGGGTGCCGCCGGAGAAGACGCCTGCCATAATAGAGGTTCGAGGCGAAGTTTATCTTTCAAAAGAAGGCTTTAAAAAGCTTAATGAGGAAAGAGAGGAAGCAGGACTTGCGCCCTTTGCAAACCCCCGCAATGCGGCAGCAGGTTCCATACGGCAGCTTGACCCGAAAATTACTGCTCAAAGACCCCTTTCTACCTTTATGTACGCCCTGGGATATGTAGAGGGAATAGAATTTACCACACATCTTGAGGTACTGGAATATTATAAGGAGTGCGGTTTTAGAGTAAATGAACATATAAGGCTTTTTAATAATTTTGATGATGTAGTAAACTATTGTATGAGCTGGCAGGAAAAGCGGCATTCACTGCCCTATGAAATAGATGGTATGGTGATCAAGGTAAATTCCTTAGAATTCCAAAGGATACTTGGATCTACCGCCAAAACACCCCGTTGGGCCATAGCCTATAAATTTCCAGCGGAACAAAAGGAATCTGTAATCAAGGATATCATTGTAACAGTTGGAAGAACGGGAGTTCTAACACCTAACGCAGTGCTGACTCCTGTGCGGATAGCAGGCTCTACCGTCAGCAAAGCTACATTGCACAATGAAGACTATATAAAGGAAAAAGATATACGGATAGGCGATCATGTCATAGTTCAAAAGGCAGGAGACATCATTCCGGAGGTCGTGGCAGTAATTAAAGAAAAGCGAACAGGAAATGAAAAGGAATTTAAAATGCCGACACATTGCCCGGAGTGCGGAGCTGAAGTTATAAGGCTACCGGATGAAGTTGCATATAGATGTACCGGCGTTGCCTGCCCTGCCCAGATACGCCGGCGAATTATACATTTTGCATCAAGGGATGCCATGGATATCCGAGGACTGGGGCCTGCCATTGTTTCACTTCTTCTTTCTGCAAATCTTATAAAAGACCCCTCTGACTTATATTTTCTAAAGAAAGAAGATTTGGTTTCGCTGGAGCGGATGGGCGAGAAATCCGCAAGCAATCTTATTGAAGCGATTCAAAACAGCAAAAAGCAGCCCTTGAACCGGCTTATATATGCACTGGGTATACCCCTTATCGGCTCAAAAGCAAGCCTTACACTGGCACAGGAATTTAAAACGATGGACAGACTTCAAAATGCCACTCACGAAGAGCTGACACAAATTCCTGAAATCGGGGACAAAATGGCTCAGAGCATAATTGCTTTTTTTGCGCAAGAGCAGACAAAGCGAATGATACAGCGGCTAAAAGAGGCCGGTGTAAATATGACGTATGAAGAAAAAGCCGGTCCAAAGCCTCTTGAAAACCTTACATTTGTCTTAACCGGAGCCCTTGAAAAATACAGCCGCGCCGAAGCCCAGGCCATTATTGAAAGTCTTGGAGGCAATGTGACAAGCAGTGTCAGCAAGAAAACAGATTATGTAGTAGTTGGAAAAGACCCCGGATCAAAATATACCAAAGCATTGGAACTAGGAGTTAAAATATTAAATGAAGAGGAATTTGAAGAATTAATTTCGAAGGCTAAATAA